In the Colletotrichum higginsianum IMI 349063 chromosome 7 map unlocalized unitig_7, whole genome shotgun sequence genome, one interval contains:
- a CDS encoding Hydantoinase: protein MGSEVAGADPAGDESRDHELWRIGRAVAKGIEVKEVDNVAETLIEKRGSRGESEDYLEGAVASI from the exons ATGGGCTCAgaggtcgccggcgctgACCCCGCCGGTGACGAGAGCCGAGACCACGAG TTATGGCGGATCGGCCGCGCGGTCGCCAAGGGAATAGAGGTGAAGGAAGTCGACAACGTTGCGGAGACGCTGATTGAGAAGCGCGGTAGTCGTGGAGAAAGCGAAGATTATCTGGAAGGGGCCGTGGCAAGCATTTAG
- a CDS encoding Kinesin-like protein — protein sequence MASSPPASPGNQLPQRPMSAMVRPTPRSNSRLSMTSKHGGGSKASDEDSRTAVKVAVRVRPPLNPNDPGYELIPQRFQRSMVQVTSNTSLAIDSPQGKKLFVFDRVFGSDVDQEGVWEYLNDCVTAFIQGYNVSLLAYGQSGAGKSYTMGTSGPSEQGDVEMMGVIPRAATALFEKLDGAKKQANRGSMSQLRSPQRYSGQGSSSSADKNWSLKATYLEIYNEQLRDLLVPDHVPQHERGAVTIREDVKGNIILTGLRQVEINSVEDLMNALEFGSTLRQTDATAINARSSRSHAVFSLNLVQRKSGLQGPNGSDKRFSVPIESMTGSETWVTTDSKLHFVDLAGSERLKNTGAQGERAKEGISINAGLAALGKVISQLSSRQAGSHVSYRDSKLTRLLQDSLGGNAITYMIACVTPAEFHLSETLNTVQYAQRARAIQSKPRIQQVEEGDKQAIIDRLKAEVAFLREQVRSAERGGGERRITSTGERSERQNERENELQNQLLDAQENYTTLSQRHAKLIAEMAKARDNEAAENDQHEESMGDTATERLNRSNSFAAAVEQVVLEYEKTIQTLEQSLSSTRGTLANTEASLLEKETKCTYIETINNQLQARLQKLIDREASTENYLHDLENKLDGHTSGEEKNATIIMELRKEISRVRENEASCEDYISTLEERLAEADQDAELMQREIDRLEQVIERQRSLGKLDSLLHELDHIQGDGKVPEPIVETSNGVTRSNADHSRSQSQSRIGRMSQNDVIPENVEEEAAATAEATQSAQVGKRGGSDTDVETSDPKQQNLQADKNEYPPQSPAQSKFVHDKLENVTQELIDLRVEHETTVNEYDLLHSKYEEALRTLAELQDTIDESRHPERKVRDSMMSVTSPNQTRPPSFFSDARSSDLKDGGQFSSRSLSSELSSALESPATVDPSDAETAATAKPQSDPELASAEDLAHQDLLDTEVERFRALAAEKEEAERELAERYTQLEQKHHEALDMLEELKTEVAQAKAMEASSPRANQPVIRRKSSQNVMIIDRAHRSFASLRNIAAENFEEQPDVMQNFELNLNAAMHELHARSERIQELEADIASAKKEMETKMTIISGLTRERSSLQASPMDMSMVSNLKNQLEANEKQMAEMRETHEVTEKKLLAELESLRASVRGAPAEPIAARSGPEATPEAATTSETLVATAVAGAVADIPVASTEAVAAEPKALQATAENDKKITELQAELTTWEAKHQTALDTLQETETKMKETIEELESEIVLLNTKATEQSSARSVEEVKDIEEKHETLVKSLRDEIDQYKLAIDTNASKVSDLEAAHAATKTELEEAIRARDLHETQAKTQQSLIANLENQITAHEQALKTHQDGMKLLQENHARELEEMKRAEQKGYEEQVAVLLNEHAENVRALECELNDAREDLMKVATQVAFALGLDVSIEKITERIDDLIADQKVLGGEQKKSSEAEKHVAELLAINDNLVKELEQAKSTLTDLLTAEGEAEKSPAALSDQLSAVRKKISDLESRNEKNSRLVEELEDQLQSNFDQVQMTNNRLSTLQTERNTQLEEAQAGKFKAESELESLKAEYAALQAKMDEASGQVQRSNSISEPLRKSTSVSSLPSPPPAIPLPPLPGAGNTASGPNGTVPSTPTQGGRPGSKDNMGSTNQIQEDQEARIRTIEKHLQAEKQLTQTLEEALTDLERQSNKVKADSDAWRKRCTELEAEIKELKDRPAPTPQPDNRWSLHAVEEERKKRQAAEAQQRLLEERMNALSKKKKKGSLNCF from the exons ATGGCCAGCTCCCCGCCGGCCTCTCCTGGGAATCAGTTACCCCAAAGACCGATGAGCGCAATGGTGCGACCAACACCACGAAGCAATAGTCGCTTGAGCATGACGAGCAAACATGGCGGTGGAAGTAAGGCCTCTGACGAGGATTCCCGGACCGCTGTCAAAGTCG CCGTGCGCGTTCGACCACCACTCAACCCGAACGACCCTGGCTACGAATTGATTCCTCAACGGTTCCAGCGATCCATGGTCCAGGTCACCTCGAATACGAGCTTAGCGATCGACTCGCCGCAAGGAAAGAAGCTGTTTGTCTTTGACCGCGTTTTCGGCTCCGACGTTGACCAGGAGGGTGTCTGGGAATACCTGAACGATTGCGTCACCGCATTTATCCAGGGCTACAATGTCTCGCTTTTGGCGTACGGACAGTCAGGAGCTGGAAAGTCGTACACAATGGGCACGTCGGGCCCTAGCGAACAGGGCGATGTTGAAATGATGG GTGTCAtcccgagggcggcgacggcttTGTTCGAAAAGCTTGACGGCGCGAAGAAACAAGCGAATCGTGGCTCCATGTCTCAACTTAGATCACCACAGCGGTATTCCGGGCAAGggtccagctcgtcggccGACAAGAACTGGTCCTTGAAAGCGACCTACCTCGAAATCTACAACGAGCAGCTGCGCGATCTGTTGGTCCCAGACCACGTACCACAACATGAGCGTGGCGCCGTAACCATCCGTGAGGATGTAAAAGGCAACATCATCCTGACCGGTTTGCGACAGGTCGAAATTAATTCTGTAGAAGACCTGATGAATGCTTTGGAATTCGGCTCGACCCTCCGACAGACAGACGCGACGGCCATCAACGCCAGGTCTTCCCGTTCACATGCCGTATTCAGTCTCAACTTGGTGCAGCGGAAGAGTGGACTGCAGGGTCCGAACGGATCCGATAAGCGCTTCTCTGTGCCCATCGAATCTATGACGGGATCCGAGACCTGGGTGACCACAGATAGCAAGCTCCATTTCGTCGATCTGGCAGGCAGCGAGAGGCTCAAAAACACGGGCGCTCAAGGCGAGCGTGCCAAGGAAGGTATTTCCATCAACGCCGGTTTGGCGGCGCTCGGAAAGGTCATCTCGCAACTGTCTTCGCGGCAAGCTGGATCTCACGTCTCGTACCGTGACTCCAAGCTGACTCGCCTGCTGCAAGACTCGCTGGGCGGGAATGCCATCACTTACATGATTGCATGCGTGACACCAGCCGAGTTCCATCTGAGCGAAACGCTAAACACCGTCCAATATGCGCAGAGGGCCCGAGCCATCCAGAGCAAGCCGCGGATCCAGcaggtggaggagggtgaCAAGCAAGCCATCATCGATCGTCTGAAGGCCGAGGTTGCCTTTCTGCGGGAACAAGTGCGCAGTGCAGAACGAGGAGGGGGTGAACGGCGCATCACCTCCACTGGCGAGCGCTCCGAGCGACAGAACGAGCGGGAGAACGAACTGCAAAACCAGCTGCTGGACGCACAGGAAAACTACACCACCCTGAGCCAACGTCACGCGAAGCTTATTGCCGAAATGGCCAAGGCCCGCGACAACGAGGCTGCAGAGAACGACCAGCACGAAGAGTCGATGGGAGACACGGCAACCGAACGACTGAACCGTTCCAACTCGttcgctgccgccgttgaACAGGTCGTACTCGAGTACGAAAAGACCATCCAGACGCTGGAGCAATCGCTGTCCAGCACCCGCGGAACGCTCGCCAACACCGAAGCCAGCCtgctggagaaggagacCAAGTGCACCTACATTGAGACCATCAACAATCAGCTACAGGCGCGGTTGCAGAAGCTCATCGACCGTGAGGCGAGCACCGAAAACTATCTCCACGACCTGGAGAACAAGCTCGACGGCCACACGTCcggagaggagaagaacgcTACCATCATCATGGAGCTGCGCAAGGAGATATCCCGGGTCAGAGAGAACGAGGCATCCTGCGAAGACTACATCTCGACGTTGGAAGAACGACTGGCCGAAGCAGACCAGGATGCAGAGCTGATGCAGCGCGAGATTGACCGACTAGAGCAGGTGATTGAGCGTCAGCGCAGCCTCGGAAAGTTGGACTCTCTCCTCCACGAGCTGGACCACATTCAGGGAGACGGCAAAGTGCCCGAGCCCATCGTAGAGACTTCGAACGGAGTTACGCGGTCCAATGCCGACCATTCTCGAAGCCAGTCACAGTCGCGGATCGGCCGCATGAGCCAAAACGATGTCATTCCGGAGAacgtggaagaagaagcggcggcgacagccgAGGCTACCCAGTCTGCACAGGTCGGCAAGCGAGGCGGAAGTGATACTGACGTTGAGACGTCCGATCCCAAGCAGCAGAACCTACAAGCCGACAAGAACGAGTACCCACCACAGAGCCCTGCTCAATCGAAGTTCGTCCACGACAAGCTGGAGAACGTCACGCAGGAGCTTATCGACTTGCGTGTCGAGCACGAGACGACCGTCAACGAATACGATCTGCTGCACTCCAAGTACGAGGAGGCCCTGCGCACCTTGGCAGAACTTCAGGATACCATTGACGAGTCCCGCCACCCGGAGCGCAAGGTGCGAGACTCCATGATGTCAGTCACGTCCCCGAACCAGACCAGGcctccttccttcttctccgatGCCAGGTCTAGCGACTTGAAGGACGGCGGCCAATTCTCGTCTCGCTCTCTTTCTTCCGAGTTGTCCTCTGCGCTGGAGTCGCCCGCGACGGTTGACCCATCCGatgccgagacggcggccactGCGAAGCCCCAGTCCGACCCCGAGCTCGCGTCCGCCGAAGACCTTGCGCACCAGGATCTCCTGGACACCGAAGTCGAGAGGTTCAgggccctcgccgccgagaaggaagaggcagagagggaGCTCGCCGAGAGATATACCCAACTCGAACAGAAGCACCATGAGGCCCTGGACatgctcgaggagctcaagacgGAGGTTGCGCAGGCCAAGGCTATGGAGGCATCTTCGCCAAGGGCTAACCAGCCTGTTATCCGCCGCAAATCCAGCCAGAATGTCATGATCATCGACCGCGCCCATCGATCTTTCGCCTCGCTCCGTAACATCGCAGCGGAAAATTTCGAAGAGCAGCCCGATGTCATGCAGAACTTTGAGTTGAACCTGAACGCCGCCATGCACGAATTGCACGCTCGGTCGGAGCGGATCCAGGAGCTTGAGGCCGATatcgcctcggccaagaaaGAGATGGAAACTAAGATGACCATCATCTCTGGTTTGACGCGTGAGCGATCCAGTCTGCAGGCCTCGCCAATGGACATGTCCATGGTCTCCAACCTGAAGAACCAGCTCGAGGCGAACGAGAAAcagatggccgagatgagAGAAACGCACGAGGTTACCGAGAAGAAGCTTCTGGCTGAGCTCGAGAGCCTGCGCGCCTCCGTCAGAGGGGCACCTGCGGAACCCATCGCCGCTCGCTCTGGACCCGAGGCCACGCCAGAGGCTGCCACCACTAGCGAGACTCTTGTCGCAACCGCCGTGGCTGGTGCTGTCGCAGACATCCCAGTGGCATCTACCgaggccgttgccgccgaacCCAAGGCTTTGCAGGCGACTGCAGAGAACGACAAGAAGATCACGGAGCTTCAAGCCGAACTCACCACTTGGGAAGCGAAGCACCAGACCGCCCTCGACACGTTGcaagagacggagacgaagatgaaggagacCATTGAGGAGCTCGAATCCGAGATTGTTTTGTTGAACACCAAAGCGACTGAGCAGTCTTCTGCACGCAGTGTCGAAGAAGTCAAGGACATTGAGGAGAAGCACGAGACGCTCGTTAAGTCTCTCCGTGACGAGATTGACCAGTACAAGCTGGCTATCGACACCAATGCTAGCAAGGTGTCGGATCTGGAAGCTGCCCACGCCGCTACCAAGACGGAACTGGAAGAGGCCATCAGGGCTCGCGACCTGCACGAGACCCAAGCGAAGACGCAGCAGAGCCTGATCGCCAACCTCGAGAACCAGATTACGGCTCATGAACAGGCTCTCAAGACGCACCAAGACGGCATGAAGCTGCTCCAGGAGAACCACGCCAGGGAACTGGAGGAGATGAAGCGGGCGGAGCAGAAGGGGTACGAGGAGCaagtcgccgtcctcctcaaCGAGCATGCGGAGAACGTCAGGGCGCTTGAGTGCGAGCTCAACGATGCCCGGGAAGACCTTATGAAGGTTGCCACCCAGGTAGCGttcgccctcggcctggacGTCAGCATCGAAAAGATCACTGAGCGCATTGACGATCTCATTGCCGACCAAAAGGTGCTTGGTGGAGAGCAAAAGAAGTCgagcgaggccgagaagcaTGTTGCCGAGTTGTTGGCCATCAATGACAACCTtgtcaaggagctcgagcaAGCCAAGTCGACGCTGACGGATCTTCTGACGGCCGAAGGCGAAGCCGAGAAGAGCCCGGCCGCTCTGTCCGACCAGCTGTCTGCTGTTCGTAAGAAAATCTCAGACCTGGAGAGCCGGAACGAGAAGAACTCCCGCCTCGTAGAGGAGTTGGAAGATCAACTCCAAAGCAACTTTGACCAGGTCCAGATGACCAACAACCGTCTCTCAACATTGCAGACGGAGCGCAACACGCAGCTTGAGGAGGCCCAAGCTGGCAAGTTCAAGGCCGAAAGCGAGCTCGAATCGCTCAAGGCGGAATACGCCGCTCTTCAG GCCAAGATGGACGAGGCTTCTGGTCAAGTTCAACGGTCCAACTCGATCAGCGAGCCGCTTCGCAAGAGTACTTCGGTATCATCCCTCCCCTCGCCACCGCCTGCCATCCCTCTGCCCCCTCTGCCCGGAGCCGGAAACACCGCCTCGGGTCCCAACGGGACTGTGCCGAGCACACCCACCCAAGGCGGACGTCCTGGCAGCAAAGACAACATGGGCTCGACGAACCAAATtcaagaagaccaagaggCCCGTATCCGCACCATTGAGAAGCACCTCcaggccgagaagcagcTCACACAAACGCTCGAAGAGGCTCTCACGGACCTCGAGCGTCAATCCAACAAAGTCAAGGCCGACAGCGATGCCTGGCGCAAGCGCTGCACGGAGCTGGAAGCCGAGatcaaggagctcaaggaccGCCCTGCCCCCACGCCCCAGCCGGACAACCGATGGAGCCTGCACGCTGTCGAAGAGGAGCGCAAGAAGCGCCAGGCTGCCGAGGCGCAACAGCGTCTCCTGGAGGAGCGCATGAACGCTCtgtccaagaagaagaagaagggctcCCTCAACTGTTTCTAG
- a CDS encoding Alpha beta hydrolase fold-3 domain-containing protein yields MEAFLKSRETRPQLLQSLLAALPPLDPSLEEFCDVATLPDGYKIDLQIVRPRGVNEANGGRPLILLWPGGGFVVAGVEPTTRPAREFALEFGAVVVNATYRLSPENKFPRSVRDGYETAVWLSRNAGRFGADISKGWVVGGFSAGANIASVVSQRSGVEGLGITGTLLGIPFLLVKEIVPEKYAAEWVSREENATWSPTFTSAGIEDVQRGLEPDIRSPWFSPFNDVEAIAKSPRTYIQVGDRDPLRDDGLLYAKVLRDNGVEARVDNYLDWGHQGWSIFAPADAPAELGPNTMKGMRWLLGKE; encoded by the coding sequence ATGGAAGCCTTCCTCAAGTCTCGGGAAACCCGACCACAGCTGCTCCAGAGCCTGCTGGCAGCCCTCCCGCCGCTGGACCCCTCCCTCGAGGAGTTCTGCGACGTCGCGACCCTCCCCGACGGCTACAAGATCGACCTACAAATCGTCCGACCGCGCGGCGTCAacgaggccaacggcggccgCCCCCTGATCCTGCTGTGGCCCGGCGGGGGATTCGTCGTCGCGGGGGTCGAGCCCacgacgcggccggcgcgCGAGTTCGCGCTCGagttcggcgccgtcgtcgtcaacgccacCTACCGCCTGTCGCCCGAGAACAAGTTCCCGCGGTCCGTGAGGGACGGGTACGAGACGGCCGTCTGGCTGTCGCGGAATGCCGGCCGGTTCGGCGCGGATATCAGCAAAGGCTGGGTCGTCGGCGGGTTCTCCGCCGGGGCCAACATCGCCTCGGTCGTCAGCCAGCGGTCCGGGGTGGAGGGCCTGGGGATCACGGGCACCCTCCTGGGCATCCCGTTCCTACTCGTCAAGGAGATCGTGCCCGAGAAGTACGCGGCGGAATGGGTCTCCCGTGAGGAGAACGCCACATGGAGCCCGACATTCACCAGCGCGGGCATCGAAGACGTGCAGAGGGGTCTTGAGCCGGATATTCGGTCGCCATGGTTCTCGCCGttcaacgacgtcgaggcgaTAGCCAAGTCCCCGAGGACCTACATCCAGGTCGGAGACCGTGACCCGCTGCGAGACGATGGACTCCTGTACGCAAAGGTTTTGAGGGACAACGGGGTCGAGGCGAGGGTCGACAACTACCTGGACTGGGGACACCAGGGATGGAGCATCTTCGCGCCAGCCGATGCACCGGCGGAATTGGGGCCCAACACGATGAAGGGGATGCGATGGCTTCTTGGAAAGGAGTAG
- a CDS encoding 6-O-methylguanine DNA methyltransferase — protein MPRTDEAEAFFHAVYTAVQEIPAGKVTTYGHIARLIGTRESGPLHSLPPTPLLHRVRLAHVISAERPRQVGICLKHLPTDPASRFNNETVPWQRVINAKGTISPRSQPSGARSQAAALEAEDVEVSQTAIGEFQVDFKTYGWFPETLPSEQGQEQ, from the exons ATGCCCCGCActgacgaggccgaggccttCTTCCACGCCGTCTACACCGCCGTCCAGGAGATCCCCGCCGGCAAGGTGACGACCTACGGCCACATCGCCAGGCTTATCGGAACCCGTGAGTCTGGCCCCTTAcactccctcccccccaccccccttctccatcgCGTTCGCCTCGCTCATGTCATCTCAGCCGAACGGCCCCGCCAGGTCGGCATCTGCCTCAAACACCTCCCCACCGACCCGGCCTCGCGCTTCAACAACGAGACCGTCCCGTGGCAGCGCGTCATCAACGCAAAGGGCACAATCTCGCCGCG CTCTCAACCCTCCGGCGCCCGTAGCCAGGCCGCcgctctcgaggccgaggacgtcgaggtctCACAAACGGCCATAGGCGAGTTTCAGGTGGACTTCAAGACTTATGGCTGGTTTCCTGAGACCCTCCCCTCTGAGCAGGGTCAGGAGCAGTGA
- a CDS encoding Sulfate permease yields the protein MPSNVGRTLAKGLGIDVDARYRNEPTEVVQSAAASFRSVEQYEEREPTIAEFLHAHRPTVHGAVAYLKSLFPFWSWIFHYNATWLLGDVIAGVTVGFVVIPQGMAYALLAQLTPEYGLYTSFVGFILYWAFATSKDITIGTVAVMSQLVGNIVLRVQDSHPQYGGPQIAQALAVISGAAKFKILGKVPSGFQHTGAPNIDTELLSAIAPDLPVTIIVLIIEHIAISKSFGRVNNYVINPSQELVAVGFTNLFGPFLGAYPATGSFSRTAIKSKAGVRTPLAGIFTAVIVLLALYALTSVFFYIPMATLAGLIIHAVGDLITPPKVVYQFWEVSPLEVFIFFAGVLLTIFTNIENGIYLTMCASAALLLVRLAKAKGHFLGRVRVYRATKDTTGKGVPFNDQGEAIEIPSREAYVPLAKDDGTNPNIDVQSPYPGVFVYRFGEGFNYTNQAHYMDSLVAYVQKHARRTILDRYEKLGDRPWNDPGPRRGAKIDMDDNRPIVRAIILDCSAVNNIDVTSIQGLIDVRNQLDHYAEPQVVEWHFANVNNRWTRRALAAAGFGFPSPKDENNLGRWKPIYSFAPVDSGSGHEPHVAAPRSRDEEEDVISPSKGNNTDGAAQVVGRGDGKLAAVQGMNRPFFHIDIAAAVESAILNAESKSEGQTSPANSVIKSG from the exons ATGCCGAGCAACGTCGGACGAACGCTGGCCAAGGGCCTTggcatcgacgtcgacgcccggTACCGTAACGAGCCTACCGAGGTCGTCcagtccgccgccgcctccttccgGTCCGTCGAGCAGTACGAGGAGAGAGAGCCCACCATCGCCGAGTTCCTCCATGCCCACCGGCCGACGGtccacggcgccgtcgcctaCCTCAAGAGCCTGTTCCCCTTCTGGTCCTGGATTTTCCATTACAACGCGACATGGCTGTTGGGAGATGTCATTGCCG GTGTCACggtcggcttcgtcgtcatccccCAGGGCATGGCGTACGCGCTCCTCGCCCAGCTGACGCCTGAGTACGGCCTGTACACGTCCTTCGTCGGCTTCATCCTCTACTGGGCGTTCGCGACGTCCAAGGACATCACCatcggcaccgtcgccgtcatgtCGCAGCTCGTCGGCAACATCGTGCTGCGCGTGCAGGACTCGCACCCGCAGTACGGCGGGCCGCAGATCGCCCAGGCCCTGGCCGTCATCTCGGGCGCC gccaagttCAAGATCCTCGGCAAGGTCCCCAGCGGCTTCCAGCACACCGGCGCCCCCAACATCGACACGGAGCTGCTGTCCGCCATCGCCCCGGACCTGcccgtcaccatcatcgtcctcatcatcgAGCACATCGCCATCTCCAAGTCCTTCGGCCGCGTCAACAACTACGTCATCAACCCCTCGCAGGAgctggtcgccgtcggcttcaCCAACCTGTTCGGGcccttcctcggcgcctaCCCGGCCACCGGATCCTTCTCCCGCACCGCCATCAAGTccaaggccggcgtccgCACGCCCCTCGCCGGTATCTtcaccgccgtcatcgtgCTCCTGGCCCTCTACGCCCTGACGTCGGTCTTCTTCTACATCCCGATGgccaccctcgccggcctcatcatccacgccgtcggcgacctcATCACGCCGCCCAAGGTCGTGTACCAGTTCTGGGAGGTGTCGCCCCTCGAggtcttcatcttcttcgccggcgtGCTGCTCACCATCTTCACCAACATTGAGAACGGCATCTACCTGACCATgtgcgcctcggccgcgctCCTCCTGGTGCGtctcgccaaggccaagggccacttcctcggccgcgtccgCGTCTACCGCGCCACCAAGGACACGACCGGCAAGGGCGTCCCCTTCAACGACCAgggcgaggccatcgagatCCCCTCGCGCGAGGCCTACGTCCCGCTCGCCAAGGACGACGGCACGAACCCCAACATTGACGTGCAGAGCCCCTACCCGGGCGTCTTTGTCTACCGCTTTGGCGAGGGCTTCAACTACACCAACCAGGCGCACTACATGGACAGCCTCGTCGCGTACGTCCAGAAACACGCCCGCCGGACGATCCTCGACCGGTACGAGAAGCTTGGT GACCGCCCCTGGAACGACCCCGGCCCGCGCCGTGGTGCCAAGatcgacatggacgacaaCCGCCCCATCGTCCGggccatcatcctcgactGCTCGGCCGTCAACAACATCGACGTCACGTCCATCCAGGGCCTCATCGACGTGCGCAACCAGCTGGACCACTACGCCGAGCCCCAGGTGGTCGAGTGGCACTTCGCCAACGTCAACAACCGCTGGACGcgccgcgccctcgccgccgccggcttcggcttccCGTCGCCCAAGGACGAGAACAACCTGGGCCGGTGGAAGCCCATCTACAGCTTCGCGCCCGTCGACTCGGGCTCGGGCCACGAACCGCACGTCGCGGCGCCGCGCAgccgcgacgaggaggaggacgtcaTCTCGCCGAGCAAGGGCAACAACACcgacggcgcggcgcaggtcgtgggccgcggcgacggcaagctcgccgccgtgcAGGGCATGAACAGGCCCTTCTTCcacatcgacatcgccgccgccgttgagaGCGCCATCCTGAACGCCGAGAGCAAGAGCGAGGGCcagacgtcgccggcgaacTCGGTCATCAAGAGCGGTTAG
- a CDS encoding Sulfate permease ii, producing MRLSSAPLLRATFVAAWLVSTALAMPQVVDREDPPLSLPKPIATADEGDKARPSNSTAASPSPPSQGEEQQAKPPIPITVRLFPSAPGVKTCRGSPFVDMALPADASRQPTFTTRDGQCYNLPGTAQCGLFAGNKADGCEARLFRGERCTAFSNVAVFQDELRPVGGFFASMSIKCGIVPVEPKPLSLGGLGGKLQKPVQGKRRTTAARGSAPDAGMHGE from the coding sequence ATGCGTCTATCGTCAGCTCCACTACTGCGAGCCACCTTCGTGGCCGCCTGGCTCGTCTCGACGGCCCTCGCGATGCCCCAAGTCGTCGACCGCGAAGACCCGCCGCTGTCCCTCCCTAAACCGATCGCgacggccgacgagggcgacaagGCCAGACCCAGCAACTCGACAGCggcgtcaccgtcgccgccatcacaaGGAGAAGAGCAACAAGCCAAACCCCCGATCCCTATCACGGTGCGCCTGTTCCCGAGCGCGCCCGGCGTCAAGACGTGCCGCGGGTCCCCCTTCGTCGACATGGCGCTGCCGGCCGACGCGTCGAGGCAGCCGACCTTCACGACGCGCGACGGGCAGTGCTACAACCTGCCCGGGACGGCGCAGTGCGGCCTCTTCGCGGGCAACAAGGCGGACGGGTGCGAGGCGAGGCTGTTCCGCGGCGAGCGGTGCACGGCGTTCTCCAACGTGGCCGTGTTCCAGGACGAGCTGCGGCCCGTCGGCGGCTTCTTCGCGAGCATGAGCATCAAGTGCGGCATCGTGCCCGTCGAGCCCAAGCCGCTGAGcctcggcgggctcggcggcaagTTGCAGAAGCCGGTGCAGGGCAAGAGAcggacgacggccgcgaggggGTCGGCGCCGGACGCGGGGATGCACGGAGAGTGA